The following is a genomic window from Zingiber officinale cultivar Zhangliang unplaced genomic scaffold, Zo_v1.1 ctg75, whole genome shotgun sequence.
GGTTTACTATGTTATGGCTTCCAGCAATTTATATCATTGAATAGCTATGCACATTCAAGGTAACTCCATCAATAAACAGAACATGAAATCATATTCGGGTGGGCAGCAGCGACTCAGGCAAGGGAGCGGCGGCAAGGAACAGCGGCGAGCAGTAGGCAGGTGGGGGTACAGGGAGTTATCgaattaaaaacttattaaaactttaatttaattttgattaattaaataagAGACTTATTTTCTCTGACCTAAtggaattatttttattaaaatatatacaaatttattttaaaattctaaataatttattacttgtatataatatagtaattttgattacttattaatttttattacttattaaTTTTTATTGGCACCTTCCTTCTCCGTCTCAATCGCATGACCTTCaaatacaatatataataattatttttatcacTCTCAGTATATAACTctcaaatttaaaattcatcCCCCGGTGGACAGTGCAAATACTGGTTGGAGAAAGCCATCTTCAGTTCCATCCAGTAAATCAAAAAAGGTTATTCTCTAACTGTTTTACCCGAATTAAATGTTGTAATGGTATTAAAAAAAcagaaatatatttttccttttttcatAACGGGTAATTATTTTTCATACTAGTTGATGTCATCTATTAATTTAGGTTGCAGTAATCTTCCGGttttgaatatcatatcattctTATTTTTTCCTGTTGCTTGGGGGGATTTTACAGAAGCAGCGGTATGACTAGGGACCTGACGCTGATTTCCTTGAGAGGCAGAAGGCCTACTTCATAGGTCGATGCTTTTGAACTCCCTGTAGAGTTGGTCGAAGAGAAAGATCTTGAATAAGATTAACAAAATACCAGTTTAACCTTAACACTTTGTAAAGTTACCGTACCCATCTCTCTTTTTGACATGTCAATATTTTCAACTCCCATGCAGCGGAGGTTAGTTTGGGCAAAGCTAATGTTACTATGATCCTCCTGTAAACCATACCCATAACCATCAGCATCTTCCCTAATAAAATGGTTCAGCTTCTTCTGAATTACGAGTTCATCTCACTTATTATTACGAGGAAAACTTATAGGCAAGATCTGAATGGATGAAGTAGCAATTGCTCTGCAGCTCCAAATGGGAAACGTTCAAGTCAGATGCATGTTTGTTGCTTGTAGAATACTGTCAAGGGAGTTTGGGCCCATATTAGCATAACCACCACTGATAAACACAAGACTGAACACTCTATACAGCCTCAGTGATATTGTAGAGTATTTGACTTTGTTATTGACAACTTCAATACAATCTATTTCCATGTTTCACACTTGTAGACCTGGATCAAAGTGGTTGATTTAAGTGAAAGAACTGGGAAACGGGAAACTTTTTGGTGTGTCTGTGTGacaaatttgtttattttttttaagctaGCTGTTAGGTATAACACAATCGTAGACCATTTCTGACAAACTTGGGATTAACAATTGCAATGTTAAATAATAACAGTGGAGATAACACAAATTGTTTACAGCTTAGAACTGAAAGATCTTGTCTAAGGAAATGTACATTAGTAGAGTTTTGGAACCTCAATGTTGACATGGTCCCGAACATTTGGGGACGGTTGTAGGGGCACTTGGCTCATATCTGGTGGATATTTCGAATAGCTGCATTTATGGTTTTACAGTCAAAATCCATGATCTTCATCCAGTTCTCAAAATCACCAATTTCCTGgaacaaaataaaaaacacaagAAATATTAAGAGAGTTTAGCCTACACTTCTACCAGACCCACCCAAAATGATCGACGGAACACTTGATCAAGTTAGCATCACAGGTGAGAATATAGAATAGATCAGACTAGAATGCCAACAAACTTGCTCAAGGTTGTGGTAGAAAATATTTTAGGTTACGAAGTTTCCCTATCAACTCAACAAATTGTGCATCATGCTAACAATCTACTAAATTGGATACTGAATTAAAGAAGAAATCATCCATCTAGAATTTGTCCATATAATTTCAACTTTACATACAATATTTCTTCAACACTAAGCATGGATCACAACTATCAACAATGACTATCTATTAAACATGCCTATTGGATTTTCTGATCCTTGCATCTCCTCACATCACAAAATCCTACTGTGCAACAATCTGCAAAAGAATGATAGATTCAAATCGAATATGAAGATAAGTTTCTAGGGTGTGTGATAATTGGAAGCTCTTTAGCTTaaagaaaatttttacaagaCTACAGTATGACTTGCTATGCTTTATGAATTATGGATAGTAGATTTTGTGTTGTTACAAAACAACATGAAAACATTACTATATATATGAGAATATTAAGATGGACGAGTGGAGATACTAGATTGCATTAAAAAGATACTAATATATGATAAGTCACTTGAGTGTAGCTCCAATAGATGATAAAATGAGATAAAATAAATTGAGAGAgtatgaacatgtttaaaaaaaaggtagatccgttaccttagcggcccccctagtgccggccccacggatatggataGGCGCATGACGGGGTAaatcccaggtcgtcagttcccgAGAATCGACCCctagccattacgccagagataccatgcgcccaccgtctgcgctacgccctgggggcgagTATGAACATGTTTAAAGGTACCACAGTGAGAAGAGGAGAATCTGTTTGGGTGAAAGGTATAAAAGACAGAGGGAAACCaaataaacaatttaattaatttgaacattACTGATGGCATGGCCTTAAATTGAGTTCAATATAGGAATAACATGTAACTGACCCCAATAATCAAGACAAACACGGCTTGATGTGGTGTGTGTGAAAAACTGCTTCATATTTCAGTCACTAACTACAACATTTCTTTCCACACTAGCAAACATCAGTAGCTTACATCCATTGTCATCTGAGAAGTAATAATAGAACCTATAGAAGAATTAAATATCTCTCTCTTCAGAGTTAACAATGTGCTCCTAATTACTTATTTTTCTTCAAGTTAAAAACAGTGGAAGCAGAAGTAGAAGTCGGAGCAAAAGCAGAAAAACAGAAACAAGCCACATAAAGAAGAATGAAGCAAAATATATAAGATCATCTGTTGTTTAATTTACAATCATATTGGATAAAGTTGTTTCCATGTGACCTAGTGGTCACGGGTTCAAGtcgtggaaacaacctcttgtaatGCAGGGTAACACTGTGTACAATATATCTTTCCTCGGGACCCTGTGCGCAGGATGCCCTTTATCGtacaaaatgaaaagaagaaacaagtctaATTTAACTTCGGAGAGATGATTAATCAAACTGTAGTTCAGTGCAAATGGACATCACTCAAGTTATGTTCAAATGTATCCCAGACTGTGGAGGAGATAGATACAGCCATTTAAAACAACTAGTTTTTGTCAAAATAACTTTTATTAAACTCAGGATTTGAAACAATTAGAAAGGTGCAAAAAATTGATGCAACTGCCATTGTCAATGTACATGAAAATATTATGACATACTTTGTAATTCAGTGAGGATAGAGCACCTTTATAACAGTGTTCATTGCATGGGAAGCTGCAAGCCATTGGTCTGTTTGCTTTTTATAACGCATAATTGTACTAACTAAAGCACGAATTTCAAGTTCAATTCGTTTCTCATTTATAAATGTGCCTTCAACTTTTCCATTAACAGTCTCAACCAGAAGCTCGGAAACTCGTATAGCAGTTTGTAAagcatccttcttagctttaTCTGCAAGGGGAAAAAGCATTACAGAACTCAATGAAAACTCTTAGTTATTCTCTTAGATATAAAAGCAATAGTCTCAATCAAATATATAGTTATATATCATTGTCAAGTTACATTCATCCCAACTACTTGGGGTTGCTGCTTGAATAAAAATATTGCTTGAACTTGTGATGTAGGTATCTTCTATCTTTTCCCTGATTTCCTGAAAAGAATGAAACTGGACAGATCTgggagtcactactacacacaaccattttatttttcatgattCAGATGTTAAAAAGTATCAAGTTCTAAGATAAAGTTTAGGCCCTGGAAGTTGGTTGATCAAAATTAGTCAAATTGGAATTATCATTGTGCGCCAAAATTTGACAAAATTAACTCTCTCCAAACTAATCTGAATTTGGGGCCTGGAAGAAAATATGCAGTGATCCTTGTGATTAATGATAAACATGGTGAATAACTATTAATGTAATTGGCCAAAGAAGGCATCGTATGCATTTTATCAATAAAGAATCCAAATTGTGGCAGATTATTCAAAAAGGAACTTGTAAAATAAGCAGAGAAGAAAGTCTAAGTTATTAAAGTGGAGACATGTCAACAACCACCGATCACTTGATTGAGATCTCTTAGATTGGAAATAATGTGTCTGGATTGGGAATTCAAAAAAGTCAAGAACGAATTTGTTTCCATGTTGAGTACATTAAAGTAAATCAGATTTCTTTCTTGTTTGGCATGCCCGTTCTCAGCCCTCTCTCATCTGCAACTGTAAAAACTGCTTTTTTTCATTGAAGAGGATAGGAAGATGAAAAGGTCAAAACCCCATGTAAGAAATTCATTTTCTTTCCCTCAGTAGATTCCAAGACATTGGTAGATTCTGAGTTTTTTCTCACTAGTGAATTCCACCAAGCTGAAGGTGGTCTCCTAATTTTCTTGCCTTATTGTTTCTTTCTTTAAGGTAATATTCTCAAGAGATTTGTTGTTTTTATTTGGAGTCTAGTGGttttattgatgaagttaattgCTACTTAGTTCATGTTCATTTTGAGAATGTCATGTAATTTTGTATTGGTTAACTTTTCCATTTCTCGTTGTATTACCTATGACAGTGGTATTTTGTTTTGTCCATAGTTTCATCCTTTAACACTTGATTCAGACTTCATGCCTATATAGTGGTTAGACTGATATCTAATCAGCTAAAAGATCGGTCTAAATCAAACTGTCTGATAGAGGTACCAAGTAAAAGGCAAAGCCTGCACAACTATGGTGAAGAAGCTGGATGCAATTAAGAATGTGCATCCACTTCTTGTAATGAGAGGGCATAAAAGAGAATATCAGACATTAAACTTTGAGCTAGTATTTTCTTTATGGCCTGCTTCCtaaaagcttctcaaaatcaGTTCCAGCCACTTACAACCAGCAGGCTGGAGTTCAAAATGTTACTAAAATTTTACATGTGAGCATCAAGAAAAATATAATCAGATAAGTTTAGAAATGGAAGCTTAAACTTGCCTCAAACAAATTCTTTCCCGATACCAATCATAACAAATACATGTTAAAGCTATCTAAACTCGACATAACATATAGGATTGATCATTCTGTTTGTCATGCACTCAAGTTTTTCTGGACAACGGATTCCAATGTcctcaaagaaaagaaaagtttgataaatatttttttttaacaatctgAATTTCACGCTACAAATCTTGAATGGCCAGAAGAAATCGAACAAAACTCACGACGGGATCATCAAGCAATGACAAATTATGAAAATATGGACTACCAGAGAACAAGGAGTGACTAGTTGGAGATAAACCTGTTTTCTCTCTGATGCAAATTGACCTTCGTTGATGTTCCTGGACGATCTGTAGAAGCGACGATTCCAAACTTCCCACCTCTGTCTTCACACCCTCCATTGCTCCGGGAATCCTAAACGAATGTCTTGCGCAGTCATAGCCACACGGCTCATTGAGAAACCAAAACAAAAAGgggttaaaaattcaaaaacaaaccaAAACAAGGAAGTGAAAGAGGCGGCGACGGCACGTGAAGCAGCGGCGCAGTATTTCTTCTCTCCGGAGGCGAAAATGATCGGCTAGAGATTACCGGAGGCCGCAGCAGGAACGAGCGCAGACACAGGCGTGGGCAGATCCGA
Proteins encoded in this region:
- the LOC122037754 gene encoding biogenesis of lysosome-related organelles complex 1 subunit 1-like isoform X1, with protein sequence MEGVKTEVGSLESSLLQIVQEHQRRSICIREKTDKAKKDALQTAIRVSELLVETVNGKVEGTFINEKRIELEIRALVSTIMRYKKQTDQWLAASHAMNTVIKEIGDFENWMKIMDFDCKTINAAIRNIHQI
- the LOC122037754 gene encoding biogenesis of lysosome-related organelles complex 1 subunit 1-like isoform X2, coding for MEGVKTEVGSLESSLLQIVQEHQRRSICIREKTDKAKKDALQTAIRVSELLVETVNGKVEGTFINEKRIELEIRALVSTIMRYKKQTDQWLAASHAMNTVIKGVAQTVGAWYLWRNG
- the LOC122037754 gene encoding biogenesis of lysosome-related organelles complex 1 subunit 1-like isoform X3 → MEGVKTEVGSLESSLLQIVQEHQRRSICIREKTDKAKKDALQTAIRVSELLVETVNGKVEGTFINEKRIELEIRALVSTIMRYKKQTDQWLAASHAMNTVIKILLFSLWYL
- the LOC122037754 gene encoding biogenesis of lysosome-related organelles complex 1 subunit 1-like isoform X4, yielding MEGVKTEVGSLESSLLQIVQEHQRRSICIREKTDKAKKDALQTAIRVSELLVETVNGKVEGTFINEKRIELEIRALVSTIMRYKKQTDQWLAASHAMNTVIKVLYPH